From Granulimonas faecalis:
GGCAACTACCTGCTCCTCGACGAGGAGCCTTGGCGTGGCCTGGCGCCCCTCTCCCCCCTCACCGTGTGGGTTGAGGTGGACCCGGCCCTCCTCAGGGAGCGCCTGGTGGGCCGCAAGGTGGCAGGGGGCATGGCCCGCCCGGACGCCGAGCGGTTCTTCGAGGCGTCAGACTCCCTCAACGTGCGCCGATGCCTGGAGCGGCGACTGCCCGCAGACGTCGAGCTGCGGCTCACGCCCGCCGAGGAGCTCTAGAGCCCCAGGTCGAGGGGCCAGGCGGCCAGCGTCTCGTCGGCCGCGGAGGTGTCCTGCCGGATCTGCGAGCCGGTGAAGGCCACGACGTGGAGGCCGGCGGCCTTGGCGCTCGCGATGCCCACCGGGGAGTCGTCCACAGCGATAGCGTGGGAGGCGTCCACCCCCAGGAACGACAGGGCCAGCAGGTACGGGTCGGGTGCCGGCTTGCGGCGCTCCACCATGTCGCCGCCCACCATGGCGTCGAAGCAGTCCATGGCGCCGATGCGCGACAGGCCGTAGGCGAGGTCGCAGGCGGCCGTGGTGGAGACGACGGCACACTTGACGCCGGCGGCCCTGAGCGAGCGGACGCACTCGAAGGCCCCGGGGAAGACCGCGATGTCCATGGAGCGGTAGATCTGGGAGCTGGGGCGGCGCCGGGCCTCGAAGTTCTCGGCCGTCAGGTCGGGGCGCCCGTGGTTGGCGAGGATGGCCTCGACGGACGCCTTGCCGTCGGTGCCGCAGACGGTGTGGGCCTCCTCCAGCGGCACGTCGAGCCCGAGGGACCGGTAGGCCTCGAGGTCGAGCTCGATGCCGAGGGGCTCGGTGTCGGCCAAGGTGCCGTCGAAGTCGAAGCAGACGGCCTCGATGGTCTCAGGACGCATGGTTCCTCCCAGGGGTCTCGGGTTGCTCGGGTTGCTCGGCACCCTTGGCCCGGCGCTCGCGGTACCAGGGCCAGCCGTTGGAGATGAGCACGGCGGTGAATATCAGGGCGAAGCCGAGGGTCAGGCGCCCCGACAGAATCTCGTGGCCGGCCACGACGGAGAAGAGGACGCCCGCCGGCGACTCCAGGCAGGCGAGGAGCGAGCCCTCCGCCGGCGGCACACGGGTGAAGGCGTAGTTCATGGCGGCGAGGCTCACGAACGAGCACACGACGCCGAAGTAGACGAGCTGCAGGACCAGCGGCGGCGTGAAGGTGGCCGGCGACGGGACGGGCTCGAAGACCGCGAGCAGCGCCGACAGGCCGAACATGGCGATGAACTGCCAGGCCGTGAGGGCCCAGATGTCGAGCTCGCCGCCGCAGCGCGCCACCTCGACGAACTGCAGGGCGAAGAGCAGGGCGCACACCACGGTGAGGACGTCGCCGAAGTTGACGAGGCCACCGCCGTCGAGCCCCACGAAGCCGAGGCCTGCCAGGCACACGGCGGCCGCCGCGAGGTCCCAGCGGTGGGGTCGGCCCATGCCCATGGCCCAGGCGATGAAGGGGACCATGACGACGTAGCTGCCGGTGATGAAGGCGCTCTTGCCGGGGGTGGTCATGGTGAGGCCCACGGTCTGCACCGCGTAGCCGCCCCACTCCCACAGGCCGAGAAGCAGCCCGACGCCGATGGTGCGGCGGTCGAGGTGCGCGCGGACGTTCTTGGAGAAGACGACGAGCATGAGGACGGCGGCCATGCCGAAGCGGATGGCGAGGAGCCAGAAGACCGGCAGCGACTTGGTGGCGTCCTTCATCATGAACGCCGATGACCCCCAGATGACGGCACAGGCCACGAGCATGAGCTTGGCCGCCGTCGGCGACGAGACGGCGCGACGGAAGAAGCCTGCGGGTAGGGCCATGGTCCTCCTTGTACATGGGGTGCGAGGTCGACGTCCCAGTATAGCGGGGACCCGCGACGACACGGCGTGACAGAGGTGCCTGGCCCATCTGTCACTTCGCATGTTGCGATGCTGATGTGCTGGGCGGGCGCGTGCGTGGTAGGCAGCATGTGCGAGGTGGGCGGGTGGGAGCGGGACGCACCCGCCCCGCCCGCTGCAGCGACGGACGCGAAAGGCGTAAGCGCCGCGAATGCACCGGGCGGCGACACGAGAGCCACGATGCGCAACGCCACTGGCACGAAGGCCCCTCAAGATTTGGCACGAGAGGTCCTCGATACGCGATAAGCCTGGCACCGACAGCCGTCAGTGCGCGATTTGAGGCCCGAGAAGCCCGTTTTCCGCGCAATGGCGGTGCTTGATGCCAGCGGAACCGCGCACTGAAGGCCCTTCGCGCAAAACCGCGCGCCACGCCGCCCCCGCAACCCCTACCGCAGCACGGCCACCAGCTCCCGGACCGTCCCCGGGTCCACGCAGGGCAGCCGCTCCGGCCCGCAGCCCGGTACCGAGAAGTCCACACCGTGGGCCACCGCCGCGGCGCCGGGAGCGGTCACGAATCCCGAGCAGGACGAGTGCACCTGCCCCACGCCCGTCTCGGCCACGAGGGCCGCCGCGTTGCCCGGGCGCACGCCGGATCCCGGCAGGACCTGCACCCGCCCTCCCCACGCAGCCTGCAGGTGGGCGATGAGCCCCGCGCCCTCCGGGGCCGTGGGCGCCTGGCCGCCCGTGAGCAGGCGGTCCACCCCCACACCGGCGAGGATGGCCGTGGCCCCGTCGGCATCCGGCACCAGGTCGAAGGCCCGGTGAAAGACGGCCTCCGCCCCCGCTGCATGGGCCCGGCCCACCACCTCCCGGACGCGTGCAACATCCACGGCGCCCTCGGGCGTCAGGCAGCCGAACGCCACCCCGTGGGCACCGGCTGCAAGCAGGGCGTCCACCTCGGCCAGGAGCTGGGACCAGTCGGCATCCCCGTAGCAGAAGCCACCGGCGCGGGGCCTGGCCATGGCCACGACCTGCAGCCCCGTCATCCGACGCACCGCCTCCACGGCGGCCACGGTCGGCGTGAGGCCGCCTAGGGGCAGTGCCGCGTTGAGCTCCACGCGCCCGGCGCCGCCCTCCTCGGCCGCAAGGGCGTCGGCGACACCCCCGCAGCAGACCTCGACGGTTATGGGACGGTCAGGCGCGGCACTGCTCACGGCGGCTCCTCTCGGCATGCAGGCGTTCACCCAAGGGTAGCCGACCCGCCGTGCGACGGCACCGCCCGCTACCGACAGAAGCGCCCGCGACCGTGGCCCCTTCCACCACCACGGCGGCGACCCTCGTCGGCCTTGGTGGGCGCTGACCAAGAGCCGTCCACCGCACCGCAGGACCTAGCCTGGGCCACGGCGACGGCAAAGGAGTCGAACGCCGCCCAGGTGCCGGTCTCGTCGGCCGAGTAGCTCGTGGCCATGGCCGGCCGGATGCCCATGGACGCGGCGTGGGAGGCAACGTCGATATTGGCCCCCAGGAACAGGAACTCCCAGCCCTCGCGCTCCTTGCCCTCGATCATCTCCTTGACCATGGGATAGGTGAAGCTGCCGCTGGCGTTCTCCTCGCCATCGGTGATGATGGCGAAGGTGGTGTGGTCGGGCCTGAAGCCGTCGGGCAAGTGGCTCTGCACAAGGGCCACGCGCTCGATGGTGCGGCCCACAGCGTCGAGCAGCGCGGTGCAGCCGCCGGGGACGTAGTCGGAGCGCCTGAGCGGCTCGACGGTCTCGATGGGTACGCGGTCGTGGACGACCTCGAACCCCGTGTCAAAGAGCACGCACGTGACCCAGGCGCTCCCCTCCCCCGTGCGGTTGCGGTCGAGCACGGAGTTGTACCCTCCCACGGTGTCGGCCTCGAGCCCGGACATGGACCCGCTCTTGTCGATGACGAACACGAGCTCCTCGTTGTGACCCTTCATGACTGGCTCCCTTCTGGGGCGGCGCCCCGTCGACTGAGCACAGCCTACGGGGCCCCGGTCAGGCGGAGGTAACCTGCCGGGCGACATCGCGCCGCGGCAACGTGTGACAGCGGTGCCTTGTGACAGCGATGCCTGGCCCATCTGTCACTTCGCATATTGCCTTGTTGATGCGGGCGGTCAGGCGCCGAGGAACCGCTGGTCGTAGGCGTAGAGGGCCTCGTTGATATCGAAGATGTCGTAGCGGCCCTCCTCGATGAACCACCGCACGATGACGTCTGCGGCCGACGACGGGCTGAACGCGTAGCCGGCGCGCGCAAGGAGGGTCTCGGCCTGGGCCAGGGGCAGCTCCAACGCCACGGCGAGGGCCAGGACCGTGGGCTTGCCCGGGCGGTAGTCGGGGTTGGAGCGAATCTTGGAGAAGTGCTGCCGGCTCATGTTGGCGCGGTGGTACACGGCGGAGTCGGCGAGGCCGCGCTCGTCGATGAGGTCGAGGAGCGTATCAGAGAAGCCCTTGTCGAGGGAGGCGAGGCGCCGGGAGAGCAGGTCCTTGACGGAGTGCCGCCGCTTCGGCGGCACTGCGGCGTCCCGGGGAGTCGCGCAGGGGGCCGCCTGCGGCATCGCGGGCGCCGCCTGGGGAAAGAAGGCGCCCGTGTCCCCGGAGGCCATGGAGCGGTCCAGGTCCGGCGACGACCCGACGTCGACGCCTTGCTCGGCGAGGTAGGCCGTCAGGCCGGGGGGCAGGGTCCGACGCAGGGCCGCGGGCTCGTCGAGAAGGACGAGGGAGACCTCGAGGGAGTCGTCGGTGTCGGCGAGATAGCCGGTGATGGCCTCGGTGGCCACCTCGAGGGCGGTCTCGCGCGGCATGCCATAGATTCCGGCGGAGATGAGGGGGAAGGCCACCGACCGGTCGCCCAGCGAGGACGCCACGGCGAGGGCCGACCGGTAGGCCGAGGCCAGGAGCTCCCGCTCTCCGT
This genomic window contains:
- a CDS encoding HAD family hydrolase codes for the protein MRPETIEAVCFDFDGTLADTEPLGIELDLEAYRSLGLDVPLEEAHTVCGTDGKASVEAILANHGRPDLTAENFEARRRPSSQIYRSMDIAVFPGAFECVRSLRAAGVKCAVVSTTAACDLAYGLSRIGAMDCFDAMVGGDMVERRKPAPDPYLLALSFLGVDASHAIAVDDSPVGIASAKAAGLHVVAFTGSQIRQDTSAADETLAAWPLDLGL
- a CDS encoding DMT family transporter, producing MALPAGFFRRAVSSPTAAKLMLVACAVIWGSSAFMMKDATKSLPVFWLLAIRFGMAAVLMLVVFSKNVRAHLDRRTIGVGLLLGLWEWGGYAVQTVGLTMTTPGKSAFITGSYVVMVPFIAWAMGMGRPHRWDLAAAAVCLAGLGFVGLDGGGLVNFGDVLTVVCALLFALQFVEVARCGGELDIWALTAWQFIAMFGLSALLAVFEPVPSPATFTPPLVLQLVYFGVVCSFVSLAAMNYAFTRVPPAEGSLLACLESPAGVLFSVVAGHEILSGRLTLGFALIFTAVLISNGWPWYRERRAKGAEQPEQPETPGRNHAS
- a CDS encoding copper homeostasis protein CutC, which gives rise to MSSAAPDRPITVEVCCGGVADALAAEEGGAGRVELNAALPLGGLTPTVAAVEAVRRMTGLQVVAMARPRAGGFCYGDADWSQLLAEVDALLAAGAHGVAFGCLTPEGAVDVARVREVVGRAHAAGAEAVFHRAFDLVPDADGATAILAGVGVDRLLTGGQAPTAPEGAGLIAHLQAAWGGRVQVLPGSGVRPGNAAALVAETGVGQVHSSCSGFVTAPGAAAVAHGVDFSVPGCGPERLPCVDPGTVRELVAVLR
- a CDS encoding vWA domain-containing protein, producing MKGHNEELVFVIDKSGSMSGLEADTVGGYNSVLDRNRTGEGSAWVTCVLFDTGFEVVHDRVPIETVEPLRRSDYVPGGCTALLDAVGRTIERVALVQSHLPDGFRPDHTTFAIITDGEENASGSFTYPMVKEMIEGKEREGWEFLFLGANIDVASHAASMGIRPAMATSYSADETGTWAAFDSFAVAVAQARSCGAVDGSWSAPTKADEGRRRGGGRGHGRGRFCR
- a CDS encoding macro domain-containing protein — translated: MPFQLRHGDLTETPADALVNAANERLAPGGGVCGAIFEAAGPAELDAACRAVAPCPTGSAVATPAFRLPVGHVIHAVGPRWQDGRHGERELLASAYRSALAVASSLGDRSVAFPLISAGIYGMPRETALEVATEAITGYLADTDDSLEVSLVLLDEPAALRRTLPPGLTAYLAEQGVDVGSSPDLDRSMASGDTGAFFPQAAPAMPQAAPCATPRDAAVPPKRRHSVKDLLSRRLASLDKGFSDTLLDLIDERGLADSAVYHRANMSRQHFSKIRSNPDYRPGKPTVLALAVALELPLAQAETLLARAGYAFSPSSAADVIVRWFIEEGRYDIFDINEALYAYDQRFLGA